One genomic window of Sebastes umbrosus isolate fSebUmb1 chromosome 15, fSebUmb1.pri, whole genome shotgun sequence includes the following:
- the tmem222b gene encoding transmembrane protein 222 isoform X2, which produces MADVVEKDTMKNYRIASEKINPETHRYPYCVVWTPIPVLSWLFPFIGHMGICTSTGIIRDFAGPYFVSEDNMAFGKPTKYWVLDVSKVYASGSNAWDTAVHDASEEYKHRMHNLCCDNCHSHVAMALNLMRYENSTSWNMVKLCLLALIHGKHVRSYSPRGI; this is translated from the exons ATGGCGGATGTTGTTGAGAAAGACACCATGAAGAATTACCGCATAGCGTCTGAGAAGATCAACCCGGAGACGCATCGCTATCCGTACTGCGTGGTGTGGACGCCCATCCCCGTGTTATC ATGGCTGTTTCCATTCATTGGCCACATGGGAATCTGCACTTCCACGGGTATCATCCGGGACTTTGCCGGACCTTACTTTGTCTCA gaagACAACATGGCTTTTGGGAAACCGACAAA GTACTGGGTGCTTGACGTTAGCAAAGTCTACGCTAGTGGCTCCAATGCCTGGGACACGGCGGTACACGATGCTTCAGAGGAGTACAAGCACAGGATG CACAACCTGTGCTGTGACAACTGTCACTCACATGTCGCCATGGCTCTGAATCTGATGCGCTATGAAAACAGCACCTCGTGGAACATGGTCAAACTCTGCCTGCTTGCTCTGATCCATGGAAAACACGTCAG ATCATATAGCCCACGGGGAATTTGA
- the tmem222b gene encoding transmembrane protein 222 isoform X1, with protein sequence MADVVEKDTMKNYRIASEKINPETHRYPYCVVWTPIPVLSWLFPFIGHMGICTSTGIIRDFAGPYFVSEDNMAFGKPTKYWVLDVSKVYASGSNAWDTAVHDASEEYKHRMHNLCCDNCHSHVAMALNLMRYENSTSWNMVKLCLLALIHGKHVSCAGFLKTWLPFLMLVGIILTVVVAMNLR encoded by the exons ATGGCGGATGTTGTTGAGAAAGACACCATGAAGAATTACCGCATAGCGTCTGAGAAGATCAACCCGGAGACGCATCGCTATCCGTACTGCGTGGTGTGGACGCCCATCCCCGTGTTATC ATGGCTGTTTCCATTCATTGGCCACATGGGAATCTGCACTTCCACGGGTATCATCCGGGACTTTGCCGGACCTTACTTTGTCTCA gaagACAACATGGCTTTTGGGAAACCGACAAA GTACTGGGTGCTTGACGTTAGCAAAGTCTACGCTAGTGGCTCCAATGCCTGGGACACGGCGGTACACGATGCTTCAGAGGAGTACAAGCACAGGATG CACAACCTGTGCTGTGACAACTGTCACTCACATGTCGCCATGGCTCTGAATCTGATGCGCTATGAAAACAGCACCTCGTGGAACATGGTCAAACTCTGCCTGCTTGCTCTGATCCATGGAAAACACGTCAG CTGTGCGGGCTTTCTGAAGACCTGGCTGCCTTTCCTGATGCTGGTGGGCATCATCCTTACAGTGGTCGTGGCCATGAACCTGCGGTGA